Proteins encoded together in one Armatimonadota bacterium window:
- a CDS encoding FAD/NAD(P)-binding protein produces MEVVEAKPNIYLPQIARIVEVRDETPDTKTFVFRFRDDEAHDAFTWRPGQFVELSVFGLGEAPFGFASSPTRRQNFEITIRAVGGLTAALHGMRAGDEVGIRGPLGNHFPFAEVQGRNILFIGGGIGLPPLRSLIHNMLDERDQFADITILYGARTPTDLVYKAELKEWEQRSDLKLMVTVDRAEPGWDGRVGMVPTLFPQADLRPRDTVAFICGPPVMIRFVIQDLVSMGFAEESIISTLERHMKCGVGKCNHCCIGHKYVCRDGPVFSYKQMKGLLE; encoded by the coding sequence ATGGAAGTAGTCGAGGCCAAGCCCAACATCTACCTGCCGCAGATCGCGCGCATCGTGGAGGTGCGCGACGAGACGCCCGACACCAAGACCTTCGTCTTTCGCTTTCGCGACGACGAGGCGCACGACGCCTTCACCTGGCGCCCCGGCCAGTTCGTCGAGTTGTCGGTGTTCGGCCTCGGGGAAGCCCCCTTCGGCTTCGCCTCGTCTCCCACCCGCAGGCAGAACTTCGAGATCACGATCCGCGCCGTCGGCGGCCTCACCGCCGCCCTGCACGGGATGCGCGCCGGCGACGAAGTCGGTATTCGCGGCCCGCTGGGTAACCACTTCCCGTTCGCCGAGGTGCAGGGGCGCAACATTCTCTTCATCGGCGGCGGCATCGGCCTGCCGCCGCTGCGCTCGCTCATCCACAACATGCTCGACGAGCGCGACCAGTTCGCCGACATCACCATCCTCTACGGCGCGCGCACGCCCACCGACCTGGTCTACAAGGCCGAGCTCAAAGAGTGGGAGCAGCGCTCCGACCTCAAGCTCATGGTCACCGTGGACCGCGCCGAGCCGGGGTGGGACGGTCGCGTGGGCATGGTGCCCACGCTTTTCCCGCAGGCCGACCTGCGGCCCCGCGACACCGTGGCCTTCATCTGCGGTCCGCCGGTGATGATCCGCTTCGTCATCCAGGACCTGGTGAGCATGGGCTTCGCGGAGGAGAGCATCATCTCCACCCTCGAGCGCCATATGAAGTGCGGCGTGGGCAAGTGTAACCACTGCTGCATCGGACACAAGTACGTATGTCGGGACGGCCCGGTATTCAGCTACAAGCAGATGAAGGGCCTGCTGGAGTAA
- a CDS encoding 4Fe-4S dicluster domain-containing protein has protein sequence MSRALRLEKGRWREWLAALQAQAEVIAPVRLHGDDVAFERIATPDEATLDYANTQDAPKRFLFPQVEPMLRYRRNGGYEVAPLYDQEKRVLFGMRCCDVSAVRFLDLTLAAQDLPDTYYATRRANTALVALACHQPRGECFCVCSNTGPFLPAGGGHDVQLTDLGGDHYLAEVDTPRGEELVQAAAELFAPASDEDLARRYALETEAEKQFPPEPRLYFAASSRKVSLDSVDDELWRQMAEWCLACGGCTHICPTCYCFNVTDAQVNGDGVRSRRWDSCQYAGLTREASGHNPRPERLHRVKRRLFHKISYQYVARDGMQGCVGCGRCTRVCPGIRLGLPEIGEGIRRAQWK, from the coding sequence GCTGCAAGCGCAGGCAGAGGTGATTGCGCCAGTGCGCCTGCACGGCGACGACGTGGCGTTCGAGCGCATCGCCACGCCCGATGAGGCCACCCTCGATTACGCCAACACGCAGGATGCCCCCAAGCGCTTCCTCTTCCCCCAGGTCGAGCCGATGCTGCGCTACCGGCGCAACGGCGGCTACGAGGTCGCCCCCCTCTACGATCAGGAGAAGCGCGTGCTTTTCGGCATGCGCTGCTGTGATGTGAGCGCGGTGCGGTTCCTCGACCTCACGCTGGCAGCCCAGGACCTGCCTGACACCTACTACGCGACGCGCCGCGCCAACACGGCTCTGGTCGCCCTGGCGTGCCATCAGCCGCGAGGCGAGTGCTTCTGCGTGTGCTCGAACACCGGCCCCTTCCTGCCCGCGGGCGGGGGCCACGACGTGCAGCTCACCGACCTCGGCGGCGACCACTACCTGGCGGAGGTGGACACGCCGCGCGGCGAGGAGCTGGTACAGGCGGCGGCAGAGCTCTTTGCGCCCGCGTCGGACGAGGACCTGGCGCGCCGCTACGCCCTGGAGACGGAGGCCGAGAAGCAGTTCCCGCCGGAGCCGCGGCTTTACTTCGCCGCCTCGAGTCGCAAGGTGTCGCTCGACAGCGTGGACGACGAGCTGTGGCGACAGATGGCGGAGTGGTGCCTGGCTTGCGGCGGCTGCACCCACATCTGCCCCACCTGCTACTGCTTCAACGTGACCGACGCGCAGGTCAACGGGGACGGGGTGCGCAGTCGGCGCTGGGATTCCTGCCAATACGCAGGCCTCACCCGCGAGGCCTCCGGCCATAACCCGCGCCCGGAGCGCTTGCACCGCGTCAAGCGCCGGCTCTTCCATAAGATCAGTTATCAGTACGTCGCCCGCGACGGCATGCAGGGCTGCGTCGGCTGCGGGCGCTGCACCCGCGTTTGCCCCGGCATCCGCCTCGGCCTGCCGGAGATCGGCGAAGGCATCAGGAGAGCGCAATGGAAGTAG
- a CDS encoding hydrogenase maturation protease yields the protein MSGRPGIQLQADEGPAGVSGGLVADLRRALRGRALVVGVGNAGRGDDGVGPAVVEKLRQWEAPGVAEPSPAGSGLSVLDVGDTPERYLGPMADSGATTVVFVDAVDFGGRPGQAVLLEQQDLPRRSCVTHRSGLGLVMHYLREQAGQHCVLVGVQPASLAPGAGLMPAVATTVDGIAAAIREALGPAVGE from the coding sequence ATGTCGGGACGGCCCGGTATTCAGCTACAAGCAGATGAAGGGCCTGCTGGAGTAAGCGGCGGGCTGGTCGCGGACCTGCGGCGGGCGCTGCGCGGCCGCGCGCTGGTGGTAGGCGTTGGCAATGCCGGCCGCGGCGATGATGGCGTTGGACCTGCCGTGGTGGAAAAGCTGCGTCAGTGGGAGGCGCCGGGTGTGGCGGAACCGTCCCCGGCGGGGTCCGGCCTGAGCGTGCTCGATGTGGGGGACACGCCCGAGCGCTACCTGGGGCCGATGGCGGACTCGGGGGCGACAACGGTGGTGTTCGTGGACGCGGTGGACTTCGGGGGGCGGCCCGGGCAGGCGGTGCTGCTGGAGCAGCAGGACCTGCCCCGGCGGAGTTGCGTGACGCACCGCTCGGGGCTGGGGCTAGTCATGCATTACCTGCGGGAGCAGGCGGGACAGCACTGCGTGCTGGTGGGAGTGCAACCAGCGTCGCTGGCGCCCGGCGCGGGCTTGATGCCGGCGGTGGCAACAACGGTGGATGGCATCGCCGCTGCGATCCGCGAAGCGCTGGGACCTGCTGTGGGTGAGTAG